The region TACGGGTCGTCATGGGCGACGTGCGCGGACACGGCCTCGGCGCCATCGGAACCGTCGCCGCCGTCCTCGGCAGCTTCCGGGAGGCCGTGCACGACGAACCCGAACTCGCCTCTGTGCTGCGGCGGCTGGAACGCGCACTGGCCCGGCATCTGCGCGAGCGGGCGCGCGCCGAACACCCCTCGGCGGGCCCGGAACCCGACAGCCCGGTCGCCGAGGAGTTCGTCACCGTACTGCTCCTGGAGATCCGCCGCGACGGCGAGGTGTACGCCCTCAACTGCGGTCACCCGTCGCCGTACCGGCTCGGCACCGGCCGCGTGGAACCACTCACGGGAGCCGAACCGCTGCCCCCGCTCGGCCCGTTCCCGCTCCCCGCAGAACTGGCGGCCACCCGGTGCGGCCGGCTCCTCCCCGGCGAGGCCCTGTTCCTGCACACCGACGGAGTGGAGGACGCCCGCGACCAGCGAGGCTGCTTCTTCCCGCTGCCCGCCACGCTGAGCAGAGCTGTCCGCGTCCAGCAGTTCTCACCCCAGTCCGTCCTCCGCACCGTCCTCACCGACCTGCTCCGCCACAGCGGTGGCAGGCCGGCGGATGACGTGGCAGTCCTGATCCTCCGGAACGACCGCAGCCGAGTCACTCCGACGCAGCAGGGCCACTCCGTGGCGCAGCAAGTCACGCGAGCGCAAGGTTTTTAGGGGCGCGGGGCTGTGACATTGTGCGGCTCCGCCGCGTGGGCGCGACCAGCCACAACGTACCTGTAGCCGACATGCAACCCGCAGTGACCCCGCTCAGCCGGCGGAGCCGGGCCGCCGCACTGTACGAGGGGGAGCCGGCGGCCCGGCCGGCCTCTTGCGAGGCATTTCAGTCAACAGGTCGGGAACTCTGCGCGACAGCGTGCACACCGTACGGATACGAGCATTCGGTTCACACCCCGTGTGAAGGGGGACCCACAAGCGCAAGGGACGGATTACTCTGACCGCACTGTCGCCACCGAGCCATCCGGGGGCCCGAATGCAGCCCAACACTCTGCTCGACGCGATACTCGACGAGGCCGGCATCTCTCACGCCGGACTCGCCGCGCATGTCAACCAGGCGGGGAGGGCTCGCGGCCTCGCGCTCAGATACGAACACACGGCCGTGGCACGGTGGTTGAAGGGCCAGCGTCCGCGCGGCCAGGTGCCCGACCTGATCTGCGAAGTGCTGGCGGGGCGCCTGCACCGGCCTGTCACCCTCGATGACATCGGTCTCGGTGTGCCCGGCGAGCCGTCCGCCCCGCACGGCACCTCGCTCTCCGGTTTCGTGGAGCGCGCCACCGCCCTGTGGCGCTCGGACGAACAGCAGCGCCCGCACCTCCTCGGCGCCCCGGCCGTCACCGGAACGCCCGCCGTGATGCCCGTGTGGGAGTGGGAGAACCCGCCCGAGGACGTGGACGTCTCACGCGGCGGCCGCCACCACGTGAGCATGGCCGACATCGAGATGCTGCGCGCGGCCCGCGCCCACTACGAGCAGATGTATCGCAAGGCGGGCGGGGTGGCGACCCGCAGCCGGATCGTCGGCTTCCTCAACGCGGAGACCGCGCCCCTGCTGCGCGGCAGTTACCCCGACGCCACCGGCCGCCAACTCCACCGTGCGACGGGCGGCCTGGTCGCCATAGCGGGGATCTGCGCCTACGACTCCGACGCGCACGGGCTCGCCCAGCGCTACTTCCACCAGGCGCTGCGGCTGGCGAAGGCCAGCGGGGACCGGGGTCTTGGGGCGTACGTCATAGCCCTGCTGGTCAACCAGTCGCTGTTCATGCGCGAGCACCGCCAGGCCGTCGCCTTCGCGGAGGCCGCGCTGCGCGCCGCCGGGCGGCACATCACCCCGGCGCTCGCCTCGGACCTCTACGCCATGCAGGCGAAGGCGTACGCACACCTCGGCGACGGCAGCAGCGCGCTGTCCTGCATCCGGCGTGCCGAACAGGCCGCCGAGCGCATCCGGCGCGGCTACGAACCGGACGAGACCGGCTATGTCCAGCCCGGTCTGGTCAACGTACAGGTGGCGGAGGCACTGCTGAGCCTCGGTGACCTGGTGGCCGCCGCGGCGCACGCCGAGGCGGCAGTGGACACTCCGGCGCACGACCGGGGGCGCGTGCACCGTCTTGCGATGCTCAGTCAGATCGAGCTGCGGCAGGGGAATGCCGACAAGGCGGTGGCCACCGCCGTCCAAATGGCCGAGCAGGCCCGGGGAATGGAGTCCCAGCGGCTGCGCGACAGACTGCGCGCGGTACGCGAACACCTGGTGCGCAGCGGCTGTGCGGGCACGGCCGAGGCCGCCGAACTCATCGACGGAGCACTGCGCGTACCGCTGTAGACCACCTAGTCCCGCCGCCGCACCGTGCACTGTGCGCTGCTGTGCGCCTGCTGTCAGGACGCTCCTGCTGCGATATTGCCATCTACTCGGCGGAAGGTGGCAGAACCGTGCAGTGGACGAAACAGAACGAACAAACTGTGTACGCAAACCGCTGGTTCAGCGTCAATCTCGCAGATGTCGAGCTGCCGGACGGTCGGCACCTCGATCACTTCTTGATACGGCTGCGTCCCGTGGCCGTGGCCACGGTGGTGAACGAGGCCAATGAGGTGCTGCTCCTGTGGCGGCAC is a window of Streptomyces mirabilis DNA encoding:
- a CDS encoding PP2C family protein-serine/threonine phosphatase; this encodes MTCPLAQRDGLEARIVTSAVFFAVGTGLILHVRRALLRELRQIRKVAGAAQSVLLRPLPPRIDGLNIAAAQLSADHGANIGGDLYEVIATEYGVRVVMGDVRGHGLGAIGTVAAVLGSFREAVHDEPELASVLRRLERALARHLRERARAEHPSAGPEPDSPVAEEFVTVLLLEIRRDGEVYALNCGHPSPYRLGTGRVEPLTGAEPLPPLGPFPLPAELAATRCGRLLPGEALFLHTDGVEDARDQRGCFFPLPATLSRAVRVQQFSPQSVLRTVLTDLLRHSGGRPADDVAVLILRNDRSRVTPTQQGHSVAQQVTRAQGF
- a CDS encoding transcriptional regulator — translated: MQPNTLLDAILDEAGISHAGLAAHVNQAGRARGLALRYEHTAVARWLKGQRPRGQVPDLICEVLAGRLHRPVTLDDIGLGVPGEPSAPHGTSLSGFVERATALWRSDEQQRPHLLGAPAVTGTPAVMPVWEWENPPEDVDVSRGGRHHVSMADIEMLRAARAHYEQMYRKAGGVATRSRIVGFLNAETAPLLRGSYPDATGRQLHRATGGLVAIAGICAYDSDAHGLAQRYFHQALRLAKASGDRGLGAYVIALLVNQSLFMREHRQAVAFAEAALRAAGRHITPALASDLYAMQAKAYAHLGDGSSALSCIRRAEQAAERIRRGYEPDETGYVQPGLVNVQVAEALLSLGDLVAAAAHAEAAVDTPAHDRGRVHRLAMLSQIELRQGNADKAVATAVQMAEQARGMESQRLRDRLRAVREHLVRSGCAGTAEAAELIDGALRVPL